A single genomic interval of Arachis duranensis cultivar V14167 chromosome 7, aradu.V14167.gnm2.J7QH, whole genome shotgun sequence harbors:
- the LOC107458809 gene encoding ATP-citrate synthase alpha chain protein 1: MARKKIREYDSKRLLKEHFKRLSGKELPIKSIQVTKYTDLNELAEKEPWLSSSKLVVKPDMLFGKRGKSGLVALNLDLPQVASFVKDRLGKQVEMGGCKGPITTFIVEPFIPHNEEFYLNIVSERLGYSISFSECGGIEIEENWDKVKTIFVPTGVSLTSENIAPLVATLPLEIKGEIEEFLKVIFNLFQDLDFTFLEMNPFTLVNGNPYPLDMRGELDDTAAFKNFKKWGNVEFPMPFGRIMSTTESFIHGLDEKTSASLKFTVLNPKGRIWTMVAGGGASVIYADTVCSSFYFKQENQLLKDEILQYARVVIDCATSNPDGEKRALVIGGGIANFTDVAATFSGIIRALKEKEQKLREAKMHIYVRRGGPNYQKGLAKMRALGEELGIPIEVYGPEATMTGICKQAIQCITAAA; encoded by the exons ATGGCACGAAAGAAGATCAGAGAGTATGACTCTAAGAGGTTGTTGAAGGAACACTTCAAGAGACTCTCTGGCAAGGAGTTGCCCATCAAATCTATACAA GTTACAAAGTACACGGATTTGAATGAGTTGGCAGAGAAGGAACCCTGGCTTTCATCTTCAAAGTTGGTTGTGAAACCTGACATGCTGTTTGGAAAGCGTGGCAAAAGTGGCTTGGTGGCCTTAAATTTGGATTTGCCACAAGTTGCTTCTTTTGTGAAAGACCGTCTTGGAAAACAA GTTGAGATGGGTGGATGCAAAGGACCTATAACAACTTTTATTGTTGAACCTTTCATCCCACACAATGAAGAGTTTTACCTCAACATTGTCTCCGAGAGACTTGGGTACAGCATAAGCTTTTCAGAGTGTGGaggaattgaaattgaagagaACTGGGACAAG GTTAAGACTATATTTGTTCCAACAGGAGTGTCTCTTACATCAGAGAATATTGCCCCTCTTGTTGCAACCCTACCCTTGGAG ATTAAGGGagaaattgaggaatttctcaAGGTGATATTCAATCTATTTCAGG ATCTGGACTTCACTTTCTTAGAGATGAATCCTTTCACTTTGGTCAATGGAAATCCTTATCCTCTGGATATGAGAGGAGAGTTAGATGACACTGCTGCTTTCAAGAACTTCAAGAA ATGGGGGAACGTTGAATTTCCAATGCCATTTGGAAGGATTATGAGTACTACTGAGTCTTTTATTCATGGATTAGATGAAAAG ACAAGTGCATCTTTGAAGTTCACAGTTTTGAATCCAAAGGGCCGAATCTGGACAATGGTAGCTGGGGGAGGAGCTAGTGTCATCTATGCCGACACGGTTTGttcatctttttattt CAAGCAAGAAAATCAACTGCTTAAAGATGAGATCTTGCAGTATGCCAGAGTTGTAATTGAT TGTGCAACTTCAAATCCTGATGGCGAAAAGCGTGCCCTTGTAATAGGCGGCGGAATAGCCAACTTCACAGATGTTGCTGCCACATTTAGCGGCATAATTCGAGCTCTAAAGGAGAAG gagcaaaagctaagagaagcaaAGATGCACATATATGTGAGGAGAGGAGGTCCTAATTACCAGAAAGGTTTAGCGAAAATGCGCGCACTTGGGGAGGAGCTCGGCATCCCCATTGAG GTTTATGGACCTGAAGCCACAATGACTGGCATATGCAAACAAGCAATCCAGTGCATTACAGCTGCTGCATAA
- the LOC107458817 gene encoding zinc finger BED domain-containing protein RICESLEEPER 2-like: MKKAKKKVVEIKDDLYEWVHANVKCRASLYQNAKPLAELCLVSWVERFSLYWCPEPMQILDAMVRSKDENLMLNYLIEGFSVEKLLSIYDLLKFEFAGGKVPSLSSARIRSFFDQKKDGRIVSKRHTLLEDLGKEVIGRYLQVIATRMLCIDRTTELLGTSEKSEMEKLSKMTENSNIEAAGMSASIQPSSPPSGVRKNRSAVWDHFDVENATEKKAKCKYCGSLIQYGNGTSSMGGHLRRCKQNPNNDSNKRRKTTTTPTIDERGVLNSPSASKFDQEEARRALVEMFIGEELPFRFIESPKFRKFVHALQARFKVPSRTTLARDIGALYAEEKMKLQDFLSANCGRVCLTTDTWTSIQNFTYMSLTAHFVDLDWKLHKKILNFCQVTSHSGEVIGATIESCLNNWNLNRVFSVTVDNASSNDVAIKYLKQRLNSWNSIILNGEFIHMRCCAHIINLIVKEGLKEIDESVLRIRSAVKYVRSSPSRASRFQKCVEQEKIQYKDLPCMDVETRWNSTYQMLEVALKHRKAFELLALKDNTYIGEMNGGKGRGVPFDSDWEYAESIVPFLRVFSDATIRVSGTLYVTSVMYMKEVFAIG, encoded by the exons ATGAAAAAGGCAAAAAAGAAAGTTGTGGAAATAAAGGATGATTTGTATGAATGGGTTCATGCGAATGTCAAATGTCGTGCGTCCCTTTATCAAAATGCCAAACCCTTAGCAGAACTTTGCTTAGTGAGTTGG GTAGAGCGTTTTTCTTTGTATTGGTGTCCTGAGCCGATGCAGATTTTGGATGCAATGGTTAGGTCTAAAGATGAGAATCTGATGCtgaattatttaattgaagGTTTTTCCGTGGAAAAATTACTGTCAATAtatgatttgttgaaatttgaA TTTGCAGGTGGAAAAGTTCCGAGTTTGTCCTCAGCTCGCATAAGGAGTTTCTTTGATCAAAAGAAGGATG GTCGCATAGTATCCAAGCGACATACACTACTGGAGGACTTGGGTAAGGAAGTTATTGGACGGTATCTGCAG GTGATTGCGACTAGGATGCTTTGTATTGATCGTACTACTGAATTGCTAGGAACTTCGGAGAAAAGTGAAATGGAGAAACTG AGCAAGATGACTGAAAACAGTAATATTGAAGCAGCAGGGATGTCCGCTAGCATTCAACCATCTTCTCCACCGTCAGGTGTTCGTAAGAATCGGTCAGCTGTCTGGGATCATTTTGATGTAGAGAATGCTACCGAGAAGAAGGCTAAATGCAAATATTGTGGTAGCTTAATACAATATGGGAATGGAACCAGCTCAATGGGTGGTCATTTGAGAAGATGCAAGCAAAATCCTAATAATGATtcgaacaaaagaagaaaaacaacgACCACACCGACTATAGATGAGCGTGGTGTTTTAAATTCACCCAGTGCTTCCAAATTTGACCAAGAGGAGGCTCGAAGGGCACTTGTGGAAATGTTTATTGGGGAAGAGCTACCATTTCGCTTCATTGAAAGCCCAAAATTCCGAAAATTTGTGCATGCTCTACAAGCAAGATTCAAAGTTCCTTCACGGACTACATTAGCACGTGACATTGGAGCTCTTTATGCTGAAGAGAAGATGAAGTTGCAAGATTTTCTTTCGGCAAATTGTGGTAGAGTATGTCTAACCACTGACACTTGgacttcaattcaaaattttacttATATGAGTTTGACAGCACACTTTGTTGATTTGGATTggaaattacataaaaaaatacttaatttttgTCAAGTGACAAGTCATTCAGGAGAGGTTATAGGAGCAACAATTGAATCTTGTTTAAATAATTGGAATTTGAATCGGGTCTTTAGTGTGACAGTTGATAATGCCTCCTCTAACGATGTTGCAATTAAATATCTGAAGCAGCGATTGAATTCTTGGAATAGCATTATTTTGAATGGTGAATTTATTCATATGAGGTGTTGTGCACATATTATAAACTTAATTGTAAAAGAGGGGTTGAAAGAGATTGATGAATCAGTCTTGAGGATTCGTAGTGCAGTAAAGTATGTTAGATCTTCTCCATCTAGAGCTAGTAGGTTTCAAAAGTGTGTTGAACAAGAAAAAATCCAATATAAAGACTTGCCTTGCATGGATGTTGAGACTAGGTGGAATTCTACCTATCAAATGTTAGAGGTAGCTTTGAAGCATCGCAAAGCATTTGAGTTGCTTGCTTTGAAAGATAATACCTATATAGGAGAGATGAATGGAGGAAAAGGGAGAGGTGTTCCTTTTGATTCAGACTGGGAGTATGCTGAGTCCATTGTACCATTTTTGCGAGTGTTCAGTGATGCCACTATACGTGTTTCTGGTACCTTATATGTTACCAGTGTTATGTATATGAAGGAAGTATTTGCAATTGGATga